The region ATGCATTACTCGCTTGCTCCTATTTCATTAACAAGCTATGCTAAAAATGGGTTTGAAAATGTCGTCACACCAATAAATTCAGTCACTAATTTAGCTCAATCGGGTTCAGCTTTTGCAGTTGTATTAAGAACTAAAAATTCATCTATGCGCCAAATTGCTATTTCATCAGGTATTTCTGCTTCAATTGGTATCACGGAACCTGCTATGTATGGTGTTACGTTAAAACTAAAAAGACCCTTTTACGCTGCTTTAGCTGGTGGTGGTATTGCAGGTGGATTTTCAACATTTATGAATTTAAAAGCTTATGGCGGTGGTGGAATGCCAGGTTTATTTTCAATCCCTGCTTTTATTCACGATAAAGATACGATGAATGTCGTGTGGTTTATTGTTGCGCTGGCTTTAAGTTGGTTACTTTCTTTCATTTTCACTTTAGTATTAGGCTTTAAGGAAGAAGTGGAAGAGGAAATACTTGTTGAAGAAAAACCAGAAATAGTTGTTGATCCAGTTGAAAAAAATCGTATTTTTTCACCGTTAAATGGTAAAATCATGTTACTTAAAAACGTAGCAGATGAAACATTTGCTCAAGAGCTCGTTGGTAAAGGTATTGCAATTGTTCCAACTGAAAAAGAGGTTTATGCCCCGATTTCTGGTGAAATTAAACTTTTTCCAGAATCTAAACATGCTATCGGAATCTTAGGTGATAATGGTGTTGAAGTACTCGTGCATATTGGAATTGATACTGTTGAATTAGGTGGCGAGGGCTTTAATCTAGAGCTAGTCGTCGGGAGTCATGTTGAAAAAGGGCAATTATTAGGTACAGTTGATTTTGAAGGATTGTTAGCTAAAGGTGTTGATATTACTACCATGGTGATTGTAACAAATACTTTAAATTATACAGATGTGTCACCAGCTCAAGAGGAAGGAATTATTTTTAAAGAAGAAGAATTAGTTCACATTATTTAAATAATGATAATTATGAGGAGGAAAAAATAAATGACAGTAAAAACAACATTTCCAAAAGGT is a window of Vagococcus intermedius DNA encoding:
- a CDS encoding beta-glucoside-specific PTS transporter subunit IIABC, coding for MSNYKETATQVVEAIGGKENINNAWHCVTRLRFNLKDKNNIPIDKIKKIPGVMGAQFSGDQFQVIIGNTVADVFEEVDLIVGDSDQGDITNSDEGFLSKLFDIISAIFTPIVPALAGTGLLKGFLALAVIFGWTTAESSSYQVIYGLADSVLYFLPFLLAVSTARKFRTSEYLSLALAGAMMYPTYLTAAQNAMQASFTGGEAPAPWHMFGVIPLPLVSYASSVLPIIFSVVVLKYVVNWVKKWMPDSLTLMFTPMVALLITFPIAMVIIGPIGTYAGNFVGDGIAWLFEVGGPFAGLVLGATYPLLVITGMHYSLAPISLTSYAKNGFENVVTPINSVTNLAQSGSAFAVVLRTKNSSMRQIAISSGISASIGITEPAMYGVTLKLKRPFYAALAGGGIAGGFSTFMNLKAYGGGGMPGLFSIPAFIHDKDTMNVVWFIVALALSWLLSFIFTLVLGFKEEVEEEILVEEKPEIVVDPVEKNRIFSPLNGKIMLLKNVADETFAQELVGKGIAIVPTEKEVYAPISGEIKLFPESKHAIGILGDNGVEVLVHIGIDTVELGGEGFNLELVVGSHVEKGQLLGTVDFEGLLAKGVDITTMVIVTNTLNYTDVSPAQEEGIIFKEEELVHII